GGATTGATATCCGAGAGCTTGAAAATCTTAAGCTTTTCTTTGGGTTTTATTATGTTAAAAGCTATTATAGAGCCTGTAAATACAATTATTACAACAGCAATAACAGTTAAAACAGATGATCTCATAATTTTGGATTCAGTTTTTTCTCAAGCATTTCTTCGAGTTGTTCAACACTTATTTTTTTCGCAATGATTTCTTTATTCTCATCTAATAAATAAAGAACAGGAGTACTGTAAATATCATAAACTTTTCTGAAATTAGTTTGGTTGTATGGGTCATATACATTAAGCCATTTAAGTTCTTTTTCCTCAACAAAACTTTTCATTTTTTCTAAATCCACTTCAGTACAAACGGCAAAGGCTCCAACACCCTGGCTTTTGTATTTTTTATATACTTCATAAACTTGGGGGGTTATTTTTTTACAATGCCCACACTCAGGATCCCAAAAATACAATATAGTATACCTGGCTTTAACATTGTGCAGGCTAGAAACTGTATTGTTCATTTCCTTCATCACCAAATTTGGAGTTACTTTGCCAAGCAACAAAGGCTTTAAAGTAATAGCCCGGTTTGATATTTTTTCAAGTTGTTGCTCATCTACCCAAAAGGCTTGATTGGTCATGTAATACTTCTCAGCAAGATAAACAAATACCGCATCCATTCCCATTACATTCGATCTTTCATAGGTATTGGTTATAAACCAAAGTGTATATTTAAACAATTCAGGACTTGCTTTAGCCTTTCCCAATACTGAATCAGCTGATTTGTATATGGAATCTGGTATTTGTACTGTCATGTTTTCAATAAACTTTTTGAGTTTATTGTGATAAATAGGAGTGCGAAGTATTCTATCATCAGAAAAATCAATATTATCAAAATAATGCTGTTTGTAGTACCTAAAAGCAAAGGTGGAGTCTTTAGCCCCGTTTTCAAGAATTGGTGCTTCAGGAATATCGATTTCTCCCATGGCATTAAACATCTTTGCAACAAAGGTCCCTGGATGTTTTTCCTGGAGATTCTTTTTGTAACTTAAAACCTCCTTATCAATAGCAATTAGTTTTTCTTTAATTTCGGCTGCCCCTTTGTCACCTGATTCCTCTAAAGCAGTCATTATAGTTTTAAGAGAATCAACCATCTTACCCCGGGGAGTAATGTAATTCAAGTATTCATAAAAAAGGATGTTTTCGGCTGAACCCTTTATTTTCATGTTTTTCACATAATCAACAGCATCGGTCTCAAGGCTGAAATTTTGTGTTGAATCAATAATTATTTCAAAATAACGGCTACCAGGTAAAATTATCAGGTAAATTCCACCTTCCAGTTTTTCTTTCCCTTCAAATGTAAACCTTCCCTGGGAATCCACTCTTGCCGAATCCTTAAGGTATTGTTTATCCCCATAATAATTCCCAAGCTGAACCACAGTATCTTTTATGCCCGTAACTTTTAGTTTAATTGAATATCCTTCCTTGGAAGCAAATGTTGAGGAGGATATTAGTACAGTAAGTATAAATGAAAACAATATCCGTAATGTCATAATTTTATGATTTTATTTTTTTAATAAAACGAACTGCACAAAAATAAAAAAATTAAAGCAAAGAAGACTTTAAACAATTTTTCAAACGCAGATTAAATTTATTTATTTTTTTTCCTTAACCTGATTTTAAATCTTAATTAGTGAGAAATGTAGGAGGGATATGGCAAAAATTCATTAAACCATTGGTTGTAGTTCGGTTTTTGTTATCGTTTTTTTATGCTTCCATCTTTTATGAGACCAAAGCCAGAATTCAGGGGTTTTTATAATTTCAGCTTCAAGCGCATTCATAAACAAGGATGTTATTTCTCCTGGTTTTTTGGTTGAGGGGTTTTCACAGATCGAATTTACATCTATTTCATAAAAACCTCTTTTAAGTTTTCTAACACTTGCAAACACAACAGGATAGTTAAGCTTAGTGGCAATTTTCTCAACTCCTGTATATACAGGTGTATCCTGGTTTAGAAACGAAATCCAAAGTGCATTGTCAGGTGAAGGGGTTTGATCAGCTATAAAAGCGGTTACAGCAAGCCCTTCTTTTTTATTAAATAATTCTTTAAGGATTAAATTCATTGGCACAAGTACAGCACCAAACCTGGACCGTAAATTAAAAACCATTTGGTCAAAATATTTGTTTTTAAGCGGCTTGTACACGGTTTGAACTCTATACTTAAAGAAGCAATTCATGCTAACACCAGCCATTTCCCAATTACCAAAATGCCCCATTACAATAATTACATCTCTATTAGAATCATAAAGAGTATTAAATAATTCAGTGGCTTGTTGGCTAAAAGCGCAACGTTTTTTTATGTTGCTTTCACTGATGTTAATCAATTTAATTGTTTCCACTACCACATCACATAAATGATGGTAGAATTTCCTTTCTACTTCTATATATTTTTGTTCTGTTAACCCTGGAAATGAATTTAATAAATTGTTCCTAACTACTTGTTTACGGTAGCCCATAACATGGTACACCAAAAAGAAAAGGAAATCTGAAATTAAATAAAGTAAAGGGTATGGCAGAATGGAAAGAAGCCATATAAAGGGGAAAAGCAAAAAATAAATAAATGCATTCATTGAAATTAAGGCTTTGATTGAAATTTACGCAACCTTTTTTCATTTTTCCTGGCCAGTTTTTTCTGGTATTTCAAATCACTTTTTCTCATTTCCCTGCTGGGCTTGTTTTTAGAATAAAAGGTTTTATTGGTGGCACCCTGATTGGATTTACAGGAAACCTGGAAAAATAAAAAAACCGAAAACAGAAGTACTAAGGCCTTGTGCATATCTTACAAATGTAACTATTGGAGACTATTTCCCTTAACTAAATTTTTATTATTTATACTTAACTGCATATTTGTTGAAAAAAGTACAATTAAAAAACAAACACTCATACATAGTGCAGAAATAGTATTAAGTTTCATACTGCGTTCAAAACTTGCATTATCAGCATTATGAATAGAATCCCGCATCCACTTCATAAAATACAAGGTTACGGGAAAAAGAAAAATAAAAAACAAAAAGTAAAAATAATAATTGAAGAATAGAATGTAAAATATCAAAAGCATAACATTCACAGTTGCGAATAAAAACATGCTTAATAAAAAAGTGCCTTTTATTCCCAACATACTGCTAATGGTTTTATCGCCTCTTTTCTTATCCTCAATATGCTGGTAAATTTGTGATAAGGGGTAATAGGCCCCTACAAACATGGATGCAATTGCCATTGCAAATACATTATAGAAATTTAACCATTCAAAAAGAGTTGTTGAGGTGGAAAAATAACTAACCAGGAAATAGGTATACCCTCCTTGAAAAAGCATTACTAGTACCCAGGAGAATATACCGTATTTTTTTAATCGTATTAATGGTAACTTGTGGAGGGTTTTTCAGTCCTCCAATACTTCCTTCATCTTTATCCATATAGCTGTTGTAGGAATTGCTAGCTGGGTATATAAACAAATGTAAAGAGATGAAAATAATGAAGGAATTTAAAAATAGTATTTCTTTAGCAAAAGTTAAGCTGAAAAGAAAGATTGGAAATAGGTAAATTGAAAAAGGGATGCGTAAATGGCTGATAGTGTCCTTATCAAAAATCTTAAATAAATAGATTAAATTCAATTTTTCCTGCATTGTTTAATTCCTTTTTGGTATTTATTCTATCTGAATTAAATATTTTTTTTCATTTCACTCTATGAAAGACTTTTGTTTCTTCTAATTTTGCACTTTGATTTACTTTATGTATAATCTACATCTCTAAAATAAGTAAAAATATTTTATAATAGTTAGAACCCAGGATTAATGCTATATAAAAATTTAATTAAACCACTGTTGTTCTTGCTTGAACCGGAAACAGCTCATTATTTAGTTTCCAGAAGCTTAAAAATAATATTTACTATTCCGGGTGTAAAATCACTGGTGAAAAACAGGTTTGCAATAGAGGATAAAAAACTTGAAATGAAACTCTTTGGAATAACTTTCCCAAATCCAGTTGGTCTTGCTGCAGGTTTTGACAAGGATGGCAAGATGTTTAATGAACTTTCATGTTTGGGTTTTGGTTTTATTGAAATAGGAACAGTAACTCCAAGGCCTCAACCGGGAAATCCCAAACCTAGATTATTCAGGCTGCCAAAGGATGAAGCCCTGCTAAATAGAATGGGATTTAACAATGACGGAGCTGAAAAAGCAGCAGAAAGACTTAGGAAAAAAATGCCAGGAATAATTATTGGCGGAAATATTGGTAAAAATAAAGATACTCCGAACGAACAGGCAGTAAATGATTACTTACAATGTTTTGAAACTCTTTATGATTATGTAGATTATTTTGTAGTGAATGTGAGTTCTCCCAATACCCCAGGTTTAAGAGCTCTTCAGGATAAAGGGCCCTTGACAGAAATATTACTAAAGGTAAAGAAAGCGAGTGATCAAAAAAGACAACCAAAACCTATTCTGCTAAAAATAGCTCCAGATTTAACCAATGAGCAATTGGATGATATAATCGAGATTATAAAAGAAACTAAAACCGATGGTGTAATTGCCACTAATACTACAATAGACAGAAGAAACCTTAAAACTAATGCTGTTTTTGTTGAACAATTGGGTGCCGGTGGCTTAAGCGGTAAGCCGGTAAAAGTTAGGTCAACTGAAGTAATAAGGTATCTTTCTGAAAAATCGGGTAGTGCTTTTCCTATAATTGGAGTTGGAGGAATTCATGATGCACAGGATGCCCTTGAAAAAATAAAAGCAGGAGCAAGCCTTATCCAGTTGTATACTGGATTTATCTATGAAGGGCCGATATTAATTAAAAAGATCAATCAGGCAATTTTAAAATCCTTAGAATCCTAACATTTTTGATTTACAATGCTACTCTATTAAAAAAAAGGATAAGTTTAGCTTTTCACTTTTAAAGCTAAAAAAACAAATTGTTATCACATGAAACTAATAGAATGTCCAAGAGATGCAATGCAAGGCATCAAAGAATTTATTCAAACCGAAAAAAAAGCAGCATATATTAATCAATTGCTTAAAGTAGGTTTTCATACAATTGATTTTGGAAGCTTCGTGTCCTCAAAAGCAATCCCACAGATGCAAGACACGGAAAAAGTTCTTAAAATGTTGGATTTATCCTCCACCAGTTCAAAACTACTTGCTATTGTAGCCAATTTAAGAGGTGCAGAGCAGGCAGCAGATTTTGACGAAATAACTTATCTTGGTTT
This is a stretch of genomic DNA from Bacteroidota bacterium. It encodes these proteins:
- a CDS encoding lysophospholipid acyltransferase family protein; this translates as MNAFIYFLLFPFIWLLSILPYPLLYLISDFLFFLVYHVMGYRKQVVRNNLLNSFPGLTEQKYIEVERKFYHHLCDVVVETIKLINISESNIKKRCAFSQQATELFNTLYDSNRDVIIVMGHFGNWEMAGVSMNCFFKYRVQTVYKPLKNKYFDQMVFNLRSRFGAVLVPMNLILKELFNKKEGLAVTAFIADQTPSPDNALWISFLNQDTPVYTGVEKIATKLNYPVVFASVRKLKRGFYEIDVNSICENPSTKKPGEITSLFMNALEAEIIKTPEFWLWSHKRWKHKKTITKTELQPMV
- a CDS encoding DUF5106 domain-containing protein codes for the protein MTLRILFSFILTVLISSSTFASKEGYSIKLKVTGIKDTVVQLGNYYGDKQYLKDSARVDSQGRFTFEGKEKLEGGIYLIILPGSRYFEIIIDSTQNFSLETDAVDYVKNMKIKGSAENILFYEYLNYITPRGKMVDSLKTIMTALEESGDKGAAEIKEKLIAIDKEVLSYKKNLQEKHPGTFVAKMFNAMGEIDIPEAPILENGAKDSTFAFRYYKQHYFDNIDFSDDRILRTPIYHNKLKKFIENMTVQIPDSIYKSADSVLGKAKASPELFKYTLWFITNTYERSNVMGMDAVFVYLAEKYYMTNQAFWVDEQQLEKISNRAITLKPLLLGKVTPNLVMKEMNNTVSSLHNVKARYTILYFWDPECGHCKKITPQVYEVYKKYKSQGVGAFAVCTEVDLEKMKSFVEEKELKWLNVYDPYNQTNFRKVYDIYSTPVLYLLDENKEIIAKKISVEQLEEMLEKKLNPKL
- a CDS encoding quinone-dependent dihydroorotate dehydrogenase yields the protein MLYKNLIKPLLFLLEPETAHYLVSRSLKIIFTIPGVKSLVKNRFAIEDKKLEMKLFGITFPNPVGLAAGFDKDGKMFNELSCLGFGFIEIGTVTPRPQPGNPKPRLFRLPKDEALLNRMGFNNDGAEKAAERLRKKMPGIIIGGNIGKNKDTPNEQAVNDYLQCFETLYDYVDYFVVNVSSPNTPGLRALQDKGPLTEILLKVKKASDQKRQPKPILLKIAPDLTNEQLDDIIEIIKETKTDGVIATNTTIDRRNLKTNAVFVEQLGAGGLSGKPVKVRSTEVIRYLSEKSGSAFPIIGVGGIHDAQDALEKIKAGASLIQLYTGFIYEGPILIKKINQAILKSLES